One part of the Moorena sp. SIOASIH genome encodes these proteins:
- a CDS encoding cytochrome c — MENQLVQPRVLVRRVTLIVLVALLAISLSLIGIPMMQDSDPYVQKVLSLNGDPVRGNAIFQINCAGCHGAKGDGNVGPSLLSISKRKSDVSLIQQVISGRTPPMPKFQPQTRDMADLLSYLEKL; from the coding sequence TTGGAAAACCAGCTTGTCCAACCTAGAGTTCTAGTGCGGCGAGTCACCTTGATAGTACTAGTCGCTTTGCTTGCTATAAGTCTTAGCCTGATCGGAATTCCCATGATGCAGGATTCCGATCCTTATGTACAAAAGGTTTTGTCCCTGAACGGTGATCCAGTCCGAGGTAATGCTATTTTTCAAATCAACTGTGCTGGGTGTCATGGAGCCAAAGGGGATGGCAATGTAGGGCCGAGTCTACTGAGTATCTCTAAGAGAAAGTCTGACGTCAGCCTGATTCAGCAAGTGATCAGTGGTAGAACACCACCAATGCCTAAGTTTCAACCTCAGACTAGAGATATGGCAGACCTGTTGAGTTACCTGGAGAAATTGTAA
- the petG gene encoding cytochrome b6-f complex subunit V produces MVEPLLVGIVLGLIPVTLLGLFFAAYMQYQRGNQLGG; encoded by the coding sequence GTGGTAGAACCGTTGCTTGTTGGGATTGTCCTTGGCTTAATACCTGTTACTCTATTGGGGTTATTTTTTGCTGCCTATATGCAATACCAACGGGGTAACCAACTTGGGGGTTAG
- the rsmD gene encoding 16S rRNA (guanine(966)-N(2))-methyltransferase RsmD, which translates to MRIYGNRQLKTLPGQITRPTPARVREAVFNIWQGSVENCRWLDLCAGSGSMGAEALCRGAALVVGIDKWAKACSIIRQNWQQMAQAQQEFRVLQGDVVRRLKTLAPQQFDHIYFDPPYASDLYQPVLDVIAQYHLLDSHGELAVEHSSNYWQPQPIPNLEICRQKVYGNTALTFYCPLV; encoded by the coding sequence ATGAGAATTTACGGCAATCGCCAACTGAAAACTTTGCCAGGACAAATTACCCGCCCGACACCAGCACGGGTGCGGGAGGCAGTATTTAATATTTGGCAAGGTAGTGTAGAGAATTGCCGATGGCTGGATTTATGTGCTGGTAGTGGTTCAATGGGTGCTGAGGCTCTGTGTCGGGGAGCTGCTTTGGTGGTAGGAATTGACAAATGGGCAAAAGCTTGTTCAATCATTCGTCAAAACTGGCAACAGATGGCTCAGGCGCAGCAAGAATTTCGGGTGTTGCAGGGGGATGTGGTCAGGCGATTGAAAACCTTGGCTCCTCAGCAGTTTGACCACATTTATTTTGACCCCCCCTACGCTAGTGATTTGTACCAGCCAGTGTTAGATGTGATCGCTCAATACCACCTCCTCGACAGCCATGGTGAGTTAGCTGTTGAGCATAGCTCTAACTACTGGCAACCACAACCAATCCCCAATTTAGAAATTTGTCGCCAGAAGGTCTATGGCAATACTGCCTTGACCTTCTATTGCCCATTGGTTTAG
- the hisH gene encoding imidazole glycerol phosphate synthase subunit HisH yields the protein MPVIAVVDYDMGNLHSACKGLQKAGATTLVTDLPADIEQADAVVLPGVGAFDPAIQHLRSRNLEQPIKQAIASGKPFLGICLGLQILFEASEEGTEPGLGIVPGTVRRFRREPSITIPHMGWNQLEFTQPDCPLWQHLSGNPRVYFVHSYYVDPVDPMIIAATTTHGSQTVTAAIAYNNVVAVQFHPEKSSTTGLQILSNFVAQVKGYCHDRTLVTKA from the coding sequence ATGCCAGTAATTGCGGTTGTAGACTACGACATGGGGAACCTGCACTCTGCCTGTAAGGGGTTACAGAAAGCTGGTGCAACTACCTTAGTGACAGATTTACCAGCAGATATAGAACAGGCGGATGCGGTGGTACTACCGGGAGTGGGGGCGTTTGACCCAGCGATACAACATTTGCGATCGCGTAACCTGGAGCAACCGATTAAACAAGCCATTGCCAGCGGTAAACCCTTTTTAGGTATTTGTCTAGGTTTACAAATTCTGTTTGAGGCAAGTGAAGAAGGCACAGAACCTGGATTAGGCATAGTGCCTGGCACGGTGCGCCGCTTTCGTCGAGAACCGAGTATTACGATTCCCCATATGGGTTGGAACCAGCTAGAGTTTACTCAACCGGATTGTCCCCTTTGGCAGCATTTATCGGGCAATCCCAGAGTCTATTTTGTCCATTCTTATTATGTGGACCCAGTTGACCCTATGATTATAGCCGCAACTACTACTCATGGGAGTCAAACCGTGACGGCTGCGATCGCTTACAATAATGTCGTAGCAGTACAGTTTCACCCGGAAAAGTCTTCTACTACAGGACTGCAAATTTTGTCTAATTTCGTGGCTCAGGTCAAGGGTTACTGCCATGATCGTACACTTGTGACCAAAGCCTGA
- a CDS encoding peptidase C15: MNKKILLTSFQTWLPDQVSNSSDDLLGKIAQITDFSASLTFLRQLPVDIAQASAQVIAKIDQIQPDGIICCGMASKREKLTVESCATREDACLQTPVNLEQLVAALSGCEISDDAGKFVCEGLYYEVLKYLGEHHLNTSCIFVHVPVLNRDNLPSILADFRIILERMAR, encoded by the coding sequence ATGAACAAAAAAATCCTCCTGACATCCTTTCAAACCTGGCTACCGGATCAGGTATCTAACTCCTCTGATGATTTATTAGGAAAAATTGCTCAAATCACTGATTTCTCTGCTTCCCTGACTTTTCTAAGACAGTTGCCCGTCGATATTGCCCAAGCTAGTGCTCAGGTAATTGCCAAAATTGATCAAATACAACCCGATGGGATTATTTGTTGTGGCATGGCTAGTAAGCGGGAAAAATTAACCGTGGAATCCTGTGCTACTCGTGAAGATGCCTGCCTTCAAACCCCAGTGAACTTAGAGCAACTAGTAGCTGCCTTGAGTGGATGTGAGATTAGCGATGATGCTGGTAAATTTGTCTGCGAAGGACTCTATTACGAAGTGTTGAAGTATCTTGGAGAACATCACCTCAATACTTCTTGTATCTTTGTTCATGTGCCTGTGCTGAATCGAGACAATTTGCCTAGTATCTTGGCTGATTTTAGAATAATTTTGGAACGAATGGCACGATAG
- the ylqF gene encoding ribosome biogenesis GTPase YlqF — translation MTIQWYPGHIAKAERELKEQLKRVDVVLEVRDARIPLSTHHPQTDQWVGNKTRVLVINRVDMIDPRMRQLWESWFQQQGDIPYFTNAQQGKGIRVVAKAAQTAGEEINRRRRSRGMRPRPVRAVVIGFPNVGKSALINRLLGRRVVESARRPGVTRQLRWIRISEQLELLDAPGVIPAKLNNQQQALKLAICDDIGEASYDNQRVATALVAFLKDLDNMKEYTLLLKSSLEKRYQLDPNPLTAEDYLHALADYRYQGNIERTARQLLGDFRKGLLGAIALEVPPGVLP, via the coding sequence ATGACAATCCAGTGGTATCCCGGACACATTGCTAAAGCCGAGCGAGAACTCAAAGAACAGTTGAAGCGAGTGGATGTGGTATTAGAGGTGCGGGATGCTCGGATTCCCCTCTCTACTCATCATCCTCAAACCGACCAGTGGGTGGGCAATAAAACTCGGGTGTTAGTGATCAACCGGGTGGATATGATTGACCCAAGGATGCGCCAACTTTGGGAATCGTGGTTTCAACAGCAAGGGGATATCCCCTATTTCACTAATGCTCAACAGGGTAAGGGAATCCGAGTTGTGGCTAAAGCAGCCCAGACAGCTGGGGAGGAAATCAATCGACGTAGGCGCTCACGGGGAATGCGACCTCGTCCGGTCAGAGCTGTGGTAATTGGATTTCCCAATGTTGGTAAATCGGCTTTAATTAATCGACTTTTGGGACGTCGTGTGGTTGAGAGTGCTCGTCGTCCCGGTGTGACACGCCAATTGCGTTGGATACGTATTTCTGAGCAACTCGAACTACTTGATGCTCCTGGTGTTATTCCTGCCAAGTTAAACAATCAGCAGCAGGCGCTCAAGTTAGCTATCTGTGATGACATCGGTGAAGCATCTTACGACAACCAACGGGTAGCAACAGCACTGGTTGCATTCCTGAAAGATTTAGATAATATGAAGGAGTACACTCTTTTATTAAAGTCTTCTTTAGAAAAGCGGTACCAACTAGACCCAAACCCATTGACCGCTGAAGATTACTTACATGCTCTAGCCGACTATCGCTATCAGGGAAACATCGAACGTACAGCACGGCAACTATTGGGGGATTTTCGTAAGGGTTTACTCGGAGCAATTGCATTGGAAGTACCACCAGGAGTACTACCGTAA
- a CDS encoding universal stress protein, producing the protein MFNTVVFPIDSSRESREVAEVVGNIVQKYGSNLYLLSVVEKPDPGQATAAAPQAMTSPEVVTELLNGAKALFAQQGIEAKTLEREGKPAFVICDVADEIEANLIVMGSRGLGLTEEGIPNSVADRVINLSPCPVLIVP; encoded by the coding sequence ATGTTCAATACCGTTGTATTTCCGATTGACTCAAGTCGAGAAAGCCGTGAAGTTGCTGAGGTTGTTGGGAACATAGTGCAAAAGTACGGCAGCAATCTATATCTGCTGTCAGTGGTTGAAAAACCTGACCCTGGCCAGGCTACAGCTGCTGCTCCCCAGGCAATGACATCCCCTGAAGTAGTAACAGAACTGCTTAACGGTGCCAAAGCACTATTTGCTCAGCAAGGCATTGAAGCCAAAACCCTGGAGCGGGAAGGAAAGCCTGCCTTCGTGATCTGCGATGTGGCTGACGAAATTGAGGCAAATTTAATTGTCATGGGCTCTCGGGGGCTAGGCTTGACAGAGGAAGGTATACCTAATAGCGTGGCCGATCGAGTGATTAATTTGTCCCCTTGCCCAGTTTTGATTGTCCCATAA
- a CDS encoding phosphoglycerate kinase translates to MSKKTVANLSESDLAGKTVLVRADLNVPLDDNGTITDDTRIRAALPTVQDLLKKGAKVILCSHLGRPKGQVKESLRLTPVAERLSELLGQPVTMCKDCVGDEVAAQVGALENGQVALLENLRFHAGEEKNDPEFTKQLASLADLYVNDAFGTAHRAHASTEGVTHYLSPSVAGYLIEKELQYLQNAVENPEKPLAAIIGGSKVSSKIGVIDTLLEKVDKLLIGGGMIFTFYKARGMSVGKSLVEDDKLDLAKSLEAKAKERGVELLLPTDVVIADNFAPDANSQTVSIEAIPDGWMGLDIGPDSVKVFQDALADCKTVIWNGPMGVFEFDQFAKGTEAIANSMAELTKTGASTIIGGGDSVAAVEKVGVADQMSHISTGGGASLELLEGKVLPGIAALNDA, encoded by the coding sequence GTGTCCAAGAAAACTGTAGCAAATTTAAGTGAATCAGATTTAGCCGGAAAAACGGTATTGGTAAGAGCAGACCTGAATGTGCCCCTGGATGACAATGGCACCATCACCGATGATACTCGCATTCGTGCTGCTTTACCCACTGTTCAAGATTTACTTAAGAAAGGGGCAAAGGTAATCCTGTGTAGCCACTTGGGACGACCCAAGGGACAAGTCAAGGAAAGCTTGCGTCTAACCCCCGTTGCTGAGCGTCTTTCGGAACTGCTGGGTCAACCGGTGACCATGTGTAAAGACTGTGTTGGGGACGAGGTCGCTGCCCAAGTTGGTGCTTTGGAAAATGGTCAGGTGGCTTTACTGGAAAATCTCCGCTTCCACGCTGGAGAGGAAAAGAATGACCCAGAATTCACCAAACAGTTGGCATCCCTTGCTGATTTGTATGTCAATGATGCTTTTGGAACAGCGCACCGGGCTCATGCCTCTACTGAGGGAGTCACCCATTACCTGAGTCCTTCTGTAGCTGGGTACTTGATTGAGAAGGAACTGCAGTATTTACAAAATGCTGTAGAAAATCCCGAAAAGCCTCTAGCTGCAATTATTGGCGGCTCTAAGGTTTCCAGTAAGATTGGGGTGATTGATACTCTACTGGAGAAGGTGGATAAACTGCTAATTGGCGGTGGAATGATTTTTACCTTCTACAAGGCCCGTGGTATGAGTGTGGGTAAGTCCCTGGTGGAAGACGATAAGCTCGATTTGGCGAAATCTTTAGAAGCTAAGGCCAAAGAGCGTGGTGTAGAATTGCTGTTGCCTACTGATGTGGTCATCGCAGATAATTTTGCTCCTGATGCTAATTCCCAGACTGTCAGTATTGAAGCTATTCCCGATGGCTGGATGGGTTTGGATATTGGTCCAGATTCTGTGAAGGTGTTTCAGGACGCTTTGGCAGATTGCAAAACTGTGATCTGGAATGGTCCGATGGGAGTGTTTGAGTTTGATCAGTTCGCCAAGGGGACAGAAGCGATCGCAAACTCTATGGCTGAGCTGACCAAGACAGGTGCATCTACCATCATTGGTGGTGGTGACTCAGTAGCTGCCGTGGAAAAAGTTGGTGTTGCTGACCAAATGAGCCACATTTCCACCGGTGGTGGTGCCAGCCTTGAGTTACTCGAAGGTAAGGTTCTACCTGGAATTGCTGCTTTAAATGATGCCTAA
- a CDS encoding DUF2157 domain-containing protein, producing MSSPREGSITIALKTNTSQSKLLEALALWQELGLLSETSIDIIFKTKASHPALLEGLDAWLRLGLLQETFVKRLCREHLTCALPEPSVNPKVSALPVAKPAPQLVSPLASNDFAPETPLPKKPNWIAQMWQSLQAEFSVRWLLFLGMFMVVVSSGVLAASQWENFPAAGQYGVLLAYTLSFWGISAWTTKQGNLPLTAQTLRVVTVLLIPVNFWAMDGFGLWRHPLNWLVVAVATVVLSAIVLSSILLGRGYGNAFFRLRQQQSSPLPIINYLGLSYLNWGWGIPGFPIGAVYLGIGSTIATLYIESRKQNSAFIFDVAGFRILVYGIGILLFRAIFVIGVDIEQLGLAIGMCGWFLYWLYQKPQAPSLPVSPSPRLPMIWLGGSLLVLGWLVCVAAEFPWQAMIVSGLGVWFFVNRLLKFWRRSDLAAMLAIGLQMVWLSWRLIPPLIQTWLLETATRLTHSQETPYVLLSLVLFPYLVLIVGLADWLYQRKKHDLAEFAEVIALGIGVNLTTLCFSNPLLLTINGINSAITLGIVTQRQCSLGIKHHLRLRVYLTHSSAIATVISAINYLFPNLHLGGFSAILLALMVAEWSLSLKIPATSDYVRIWRESAWHLGLSLAGLSYLLLCVNYTVYDFNPDSYLRAWGLLWLITPLSLTGLARGYRSWQPPQDKFVIRLSVVAVILSQFLILGIPGMRLISLASATGLMLINTRYLKQLTSAAITVGCSISLVGFLLWDGILGFPQPSGQDWFVVGAIAILTLWLWRSWLLRVSKIQDNQSQFKTSNQQANLPFGNAKGEQQTNLQQANLPFGNAKGEQQTNLQPTNLPFGNAKGEQPSNLQPSNLQPTNLQPTNLQPSTLQPSTLPKLYAQAMDGWAITLFIFQLILLTCYSLIVYIGFGSPTWFMLIVNAVTLGAIAYRSFPYPSNWAIYGIGWSVELLTTEALGLLDHPLINLAVANTVLGLIAQFLGDWWRRRSNLDKIPSSWHIIPLLYGSLGALLRWGTFTNWTGLSSFALATIAIGVGRRRAEFKPLIYLALFGVSVSAYQLLFYQLSQLGGGAKGDGLIIMAVLGTSIMYAYRVFSPWLKGYLHFTPKELKVISHLHWVWSSCLLIAATTEPIESAMMLGFSTGAFLVIYAISQGRNRSNRLFGEIWVYLGFAEAWGMRLYWINTPVARLLSGPLVPWKGAIASLVAYFLYFLPWEDWGWSKRPWQIAAFLIPLIAIGENPYSGNLASLLIIAAFYIILAIFNQQIRFTFISVVVIDWMLLRWFEQLHLTAALWYVLPLSLSLLYIAQVDPYLSQPPQKQMRHNLRLVGTSIICLVSFWTHQWLGLLTGGISVVLIFAGLAMKVRAFLYVGTGTFLINAIYQLLIFSVDYPFSKWVVALFVGIGFIRIAATFETRRDQITAWMNQLQGWE from the coding sequence ATGTCATCGCCACGGGAGGGTTCTATCACTATTGCCCTCAAAACCAATACTTCCCAGTCTAAACTGTTGGAAGCTTTAGCCCTATGGCAAGAGCTAGGTTTACTCTCTGAGACTAGCATCGATATCATATTTAAAACTAAAGCATCCCATCCGGCTCTTTTAGAGGGATTAGATGCTTGGTTACGTTTGGGTTTGCTCCAGGAAACCTTTGTAAAACGGTTGTGTCGAGAACATCTCACCTGTGCCTTACCAGAACCTAGTGTAAATCCAAAGGTTTCTGCTCTACCAGTCGCGAAACCAGCACCTCAACTAGTCTCACCCTTAGCTAGTAATGACTTTGCACCGGAGACACCACTACCTAAGAAACCCAACTGGATTGCTCAAATGTGGCAATCCCTTCAAGCAGAATTCAGTGTCCGCTGGTTGCTGTTTCTGGGTATGTTTATGGTGGTGGTATCCTCTGGGGTACTGGCTGCTAGTCAATGGGAGAATTTCCCAGCTGCTGGACAGTATGGAGTATTACTTGCCTATACATTGAGCTTTTGGGGGATTAGTGCTTGGACAACGAAACAAGGGAATTTACCGCTAACAGCCCAGACCTTGCGAGTTGTCACTGTGTTGCTCATCCCAGTCAATTTTTGGGCAATGGATGGCTTTGGCTTGTGGCGTCATCCCTTAAATTGGCTAGTGGTAGCCGTGGCGACAGTGGTACTAAGTGCGATAGTACTAAGTTCGATACTCTTAGGTCGCGGCTACGGGAACGCATTTTTCCGATTACGACAACAACAATCATCCCCCTTACCCATTATTAATTATTTAGGTCTGAGTTACTTAAACTGGGGTTGGGGTATCCCTGGATTTCCCATAGGAGCAGTTTATTTGGGCATCGGTAGCACCATCGCTACCTTATATATAGAATCGAGAAAGCAAAATTCAGCGTTTATTTTTGATGTTGCTGGCTTCCGCATCTTAGTTTATGGCATCGGCATCCTGCTATTTAGAGCAATTTTTGTCATAGGTGTCGATATTGAACAACTGGGGTTAGCTATCGGGATGTGTGGTTGGTTTCTCTACTGGCTATACCAAAAGCCTCAGGCACCATCTCTTCCGGTCTCCCCGTCTCCCCGTCTCCCTATGATTTGGTTAGGGGGTAGCTTGCTGGTGCTGGGTTGGCTAGTTTGTGTAGCAGCTGAGTTTCCTTGGCAAGCCATGATTGTCAGTGGGCTAGGGGTGTGGTTCTTTGTCAATCGTTTACTAAAATTTTGGCGACGTTCCGATTTAGCCGCCATGTTAGCCATTGGCTTACAGATGGTTTGGCTTTCATGGCGATTGATTCCGCCATTAATACAAACCTGGCTACTGGAAACAGCAACTAGGTTAACCCATTCCCAAGAAACTCCCTATGTATTGTTGAGTTTAGTACTGTTTCCCTATCTGGTTTTAATTGTTGGATTAGCAGATTGGTTATATCAGCGCAAAAAACATGATCTGGCAGAATTTGCAGAAGTCATTGCACTAGGAATAGGAGTTAATCTGACTACTCTGTGTTTTTCCAATCCTCTGTTGCTCACGATTAATGGTATTAATTCTGCTATCACTTTAGGGATTGTGACTCAGCGACAGTGTAGCTTAGGGATTAAGCATCATCTGCGCTTAAGGGTCTACCTAACCCACAGTAGTGCGATCGCAACCGTTATCAGTGCCATTAACTATCTCTTTCCCAACCTACATCTAGGCGGCTTCTCAGCAATTTTATTAGCCCTGATGGTAGCAGAATGGAGCTTGAGTTTAAAGATTCCCGCTACTTCTGACTATGTCCGGATCTGGCGAGAAAGTGCTTGGCACTTGGGTTTAAGTTTAGCTGGTCTGAGTTATCTATTATTGTGTGTCAACTATACTGTCTATGACTTTAACCCAGATAGTTACCTGAGAGCATGGGGTCTGTTGTGGCTAATCACTCCATTATCTCTGACTGGATTAGCACGTGGTTATCGCAGTTGGCAACCCCCTCAAGACAAGTTTGTGATCCGGTTGAGTGTAGTTGCTGTAATCCTATCCCAATTCCTGATCCTAGGAATACCAGGAATGCGGTTAATCAGTTTAGCGTCCGCTACAGGACTGATGTTGATTAACACCCGCTATTTAAAGCAATTAACATCAGCAGCAATTACCGTAGGATGCAGCATCAGCTTAGTAGGATTCCTGCTTTGGGATGGCATCCTTGGCTTTCCCCAACCTTCCGGACAAGATTGGTTTGTTGTTGGAGCGATCGCTATTTTAACCTTATGGTTATGGCGAAGCTGGTTACTTCGTGTTAGCAAGATACAGGATAACCAATCACAATTTAAAACTTCAAATCAACAAGCCAACCTACCCTTCGGGAACGCCAAAGGCGAACAACAAACTAACCTTCAACAAGCCAACCTACCCTTCGGGAACGCCAAAGGCGAACAACAAACTAACCTTCAACCGACTAACCTACCCTTCGGGAACGCCAAAGGCGAACAACCATCTAACCTTCAACCATCTAACCTTCAACCGACTAACCTTCAACCGACTAACCTTCAACCTTCAACCCTCCAACCTTCAACCCTCCCAAAACTCTATGCACAAGCAATGGATGGGTGGGCAATCACACTGTTTATTTTTCAGCTAATTCTGCTGACTTGTTATTCTCTGATAGTCTACATTGGGTTTGGGTCACCAACATGGTTTATGCTCATTGTAAATGCAGTGACCTTAGGAGCGATCGCGTATCGCAGTTTTCCTTATCCATCCAACTGGGCTATTTATGGGATTGGTTGGAGTGTGGAACTCTTAACTACAGAAGCGCTGGGCTTATTAGACCATCCACTGATCAATTTAGCCGTTGCCAATACAGTATTAGGACTAATTGCTCAATTTTTAGGAGATTGGTGGCGACGCCGATCTAATCTCGACAAAATACCTAGTAGCTGGCATATTATTCCCCTGCTATACGGTAGCTTAGGAGCGCTCTTGCGTTGGGGAACCTTTACCAATTGGACAGGTTTATCATCTTTTGCCCTAGCAACAATTGCCATTGGGGTAGGGCGTCGCCGTGCAGAATTTAAACCTCTAATTTACCTTGCTCTATTTGGGGTATCGGTTTCTGCCTATCAACTGTTATTTTATCAATTATCCCAATTAGGAGGAGGAGCAAAAGGGGATGGATTGATTATAATGGCAGTGCTTGGCACTAGTATTATGTACGCCTATCGGGTATTTTCTCCTTGGCTGAAAGGATATCTACATTTTACCCCCAAAGAACTAAAGGTTATTTCCCATCTCCATTGGGTATGGAGTAGTTGTTTGTTGATAGCAGCAACAACTGAGCCCATTGAATCCGCTATGATGCTGGGATTTAGTACTGGCGCGTTTTTAGTTATCTATGCTATTTCTCAAGGACGAAATCGGTCCAATCGCCTGTTTGGAGAAATCTGGGTTTATTTAGGTTTTGCTGAAGCATGGGGGATGCGGCTGTATTGGATCAATACCCCTGTGGCGCGTTTGTTATCGGGACCATTAGTGCCTTGGAAAGGTGCGATCGCATCCTTAGTCGCTTACTTTCTGTATTTCCTACCTTGGGAAGATTGGGGTTGGTCGAAACGTCCTTGGCAAATCGCTGCTTTCTTAATCCCCCTGATTGCTATTGGCGAAAATCCCTATAGCGGTAATTTAGCTAGTTTGCTGATTATCGCAGCTTTCTATATTATTCTCGCTATTTTTAATCAGCAAATTCGGTTTACCTTTATCAGTGTAGTAGTAATTGACTGGATGTTGCTCCGCTGGTTTGAACAACTACACTTAACTGCTGCTCTTTGGTATGTTCTACCCCTGAGTTTATCCTTACTCTATATTGCCCAAGTCGATCCCTATCTAAGCCAACCCCCCCAAAAACAAATGCGCCACAATCTCCGGTTAGTCGGGACTAGTATTATTTGTTTAGTTTCGTTTTGGACTCATCAATGGCTTGGATTATTAACTGGAGGAATTAGTGTAGTGCTAATTTTTGCTGGATTGGCGATGAAAGTAAGAGCATTTCTTTATGTCGGGACTGGAACATTTTTAATTAATGCGATCTACCAACTACTGATTTTTAGCGTTGATTATCCATTTTCTAAATGGGTGGTAGCGCTGTTTGTGGGAATTGGGTTTATCAGGATTGCCGCTACCTTTGAAACTCGCCGTGATCAGATTACAGCTTGGATGAATCAATTGCAAGGTTGGGAATAG
- a CDS encoding 2-deoxy-scyllo-inosose synthase, producing MKNISFNFGEDLVPFYIGTNCLAQLATIIKQFKFDQLFIGFDDHSKFYHGARFLNILDQNSIPYSTCVIPPGENNKTLENLDYILCTFIQKGCTRQSIIIPFGGGIVGNIFGLAAGLLYRGIRLIHFPTTFLAVHDSVTSQKQAINYLSYKNTVGLFHLPTAVIHDTSVLTTLDEKNIKSGLGELVKNAILFGDEFYDVLINQLNCHKDLKFSSAAFEELVISGINAKNRLLKHDAREKNTGIVFEYGHTIGHAIELSCPHNSLSHGEAVAIGMLAASCVANKMGIMSDEDRAKHDQLIEKIHPRLPILDKDIFLAVWNRVLHDNKRGYVPTEKGIICMILAKRIGELHQPNLYYLEAVPEEIVAQAIRYVLGKTSSGLQHNTPYQVVLGDAGVRGCDRLSL from the coding sequence ATGAAAAATATCAGCTTCAATTTTGGCGAAGACTTGGTACCTTTCTACATTGGAACCAATTGTTTAGCTCAATTAGCGACAATTATTAAACAATTCAAATTTGACCAATTATTTATCGGTTTCGATGACCACTCTAAGTTCTACCATGGTGCTCGATTTCTAAATATATTAGACCAGAATAGTATACCCTATTCAACCTGTGTGATTCCTCCCGGAGAAAACAATAAAACCTTAGAAAATTTAGATTACATTCTGTGCACATTCATTCAAAAGGGATGTACAAGACAGTCAATTATAATTCCGTTTGGAGGAGGAATAGTTGGCAATATTTTTGGGTTGGCAGCTGGACTTTTGTATCGGGGAATTCGCTTAATCCACTTCCCGACTACGTTTTTAGCAGTACATGACAGTGTCACGAGCCAGAAACAAGCTATTAATTATCTGAGTTACAAGAATACTGTTGGTCTATTTCACTTACCCACAGCAGTCATTCATGATACCTCGGTTTTAACCACTCTTGATGAAAAAAATATTAAATCGGGGTTGGGAGAATTGGTCAAGAATGCCATTCTTTTTGGAGATGAATTCTATGACGTTCTGATCAATCAACTCAATTGCCACAAGGATCTCAAATTTAGTAGCGCCGCCTTTGAAGAGTTAGTGATATCCGGGATTAATGCCAAAAATAGACTTTTAAAGCACGATGCTAGGGAAAAAAACACTGGTATTGTGTTTGAGTATGGGCATACGATTGGTCATGCTATTGAATTATCCTGTCCCCATAATAGCCTCAGTCATGGAGAGGCAGTTGCCATTGGGATGTTAGCGGCATCATGTGTTGCTAATAAAATGGGCATTATGAGTGATGAAGACCGGGCAAAACACGATCAACTCATAGAAAAAATCCATCCACGTCTGCCCATTCTCGATAAAGATATTTTTCTGGCTGTATGGAATAGAGTTCTCCATGACAACAAACGGGGTTATGTTCCCACAGAAAAAGGAATTATTTGCATGATTCTCGCTAAACGAATCGGAGAGCTTCATCAGCCAAATTTATACTATCTAGAAGCTGTTCCCGAAGAAATCGTTGCGCAAGCGATTCGTTATGTCCTCGGTAAAACTAGTTCAGGACTACAGCACAATACCCCATATCAAGTGGTGTTAGGAGATGCGGGTGTTAGGGGATGCGATCGCTTATCCCTATAA